One window of the Pyxicephalus adspersus chromosome 5, UCB_Pads_2.0, whole genome shotgun sequence genome contains the following:
- the ARF1 gene encoding ADP-ribosylation factor 1, whose protein sequence is MGNMFANLFKGLFGKKEMRILMVGLDAAGKTTILYKLKLGEIVTTIPTIGFNVETVEYKNISFTVWDVGGQDKIRPLWRHYFQNTQGLIFVVDSNDRERVNEAREELMRMLAEDELRDAVLLVFANKQDLPNAMNAAEITDKLGLHSLRHRNWYIQATCATSGDGLYEGLDWLSNQLRNQK, encoded by the exons ATGGGTAATATGTTTGCCAACCTCTTCAAGGGCCTTTTTGGCAAGAAGGAGATGCGTATTCTGATGGTGGGCTTGGATGCTGCAGGTAAAACCACTATTCTGTACAAGCTGAAGCTCGGAGAAATCGTGACAACCATCCCCACAATAG GTTTTAACGTTGAGACAGTAGAATATAAGAACATCAGTTTCACGGTGTGGGATGTGGGTGGTCAGGATAAGATTAGGCCTCTGTGGCGTCACTACTTCCAAAACACACAAG GTTTAATCTTCGTGGTGGACAGCAACGATCGGGAGCGAGTCAACGAAGCCCGGGAAGAGCTGATGAGGATGTTAGCGGAAGACGAGCTGCGAGACGCTGTATTGTTGGTGTTCGCTAACAAACAG GATCTGCCGAACGCTATGAATGCAGCGGAAATAACAGACAAGCTAGGACTGCACTCCCTCCGCCATAGAAACTGGTACATCCAGGCAACTTGTGCAACTAGTGGAGATGGTCTCTATGAAGGACTGGATTGGCTGTCCAATCAGCTCCGGAACCAGAAATAA